From Mus pahari chromosome 20, PAHARI_EIJ_v1.1, whole genome shotgun sequence, the proteins below share one genomic window:
- the Cdh16 gene encoding cadherin-16 gives MLSSPGFPKSISNLGGTRRGQACSCGPQWHFPLLSKHGQTAYLLKCPPCLAPPKPNLPELPEEGFLSPGNWTKGEALGIGRSPLTMISAWPWLLYLSVIRAFTTEAQPAESLHTEVPENYGGNFPFYILKLPLPLGRDEGHIVLSGDSNTADQNTFAVDPDSGFLVTTRTLDREEKAEYHLQVTLESEDGRVLWGPQLVTVHVKDENDQVPKFSQAIYRAQLSQGTRPGVPFLFLEASDGDAPGTANSDLRFHILSQSPPQPLPDMFQLDPQLGALALSPSGSISLDHALEETYQLLVQVKDMGDQPSGHQAIATVEISIVENSWAPLEPVHLAENLKVAYPHSIAQVHWSGGDVRYQLESQPPGPFDVDTEGRLHVTIELDREAQAEYQLQVRAQNSRGEDYAEPLELQVVVMDENDNAPVCSPHDPTVSIPELSPPGTEVARLLAEDLDAPGSPNSHIVYQLLSPKPEEEAENKAFELDPTSGSVTLGTAPLHAGQEILLLVLAVDLAGSEGGLSSTCEVTVMVTDINNHAPEFINSQIGPVTLPEDIKPGALVATLMATDADLEPAFRLMDFAIEEGDPEGIFDLSWEPDSNHVQLRLRKNLSYEAAPDHKVVVVVRNVEELVGLGPGPAATATVTILVERVVVPLKLDQESYETSIPVSTPAGSLLMTIQPSDPMSRTLRFSLVNDSEGWLCIKEVSGEVHTAQSLQGAQPGDTYTVLVEAQDTDKPGLSTSATIVVHFLKASPVPALTLASGPSRHLCTPRQDYGVVVSGVSEDPDLANRNGPYSFALGPNPTVQRDWRLQPLNDSHAYLTLALHWVEPGEYMVPVVVHHDTHTWQLQVKVIVCRCNVEGECMRKVGRMKGMPTKLSAVGVLLGTLAAIGFILILVFTHLALARKDLEQPADSVPLKAAV, from the exons ATGCTGAGCAGTCCTGGCTTTCCAAAGTCAATAAGTAACTTGGGGGGGACTAGGCGGGGCCAGGCCTGCTCCTGTGGGCCCCAGTGGCATTTTCCACTCCTGAGCAAGCACGGCCAGACTGCCTACCTGCTCAAGTGTCCACCTTGCCTTGCCCCACCTAAGCCAAATTTGCCAGAGCTGCCTGAAGAAGGATTCCTTTCTCCTGGAAACTGGACCAAGGGAGAGGCTTTGGGCATCGGAAG GTCTCCCTTGACCATGATCTCTGCCTGGCCGTGGCTACTTTACCTCTCTGTTATCCGG GCTTTCACCACTGAGGCCCAGCCTGCAGAAAGCCTGCATACGGAAGTCCCTGAAAACTATGGTGGAAATTTCCCTTTTTACATACTCAAG CTACCACTACCCCTGGGGAGGGATGAAGGCCACATTGTCCTATCAGGAGACTCAAACACGGCAGATCAAAACACCTTTGCTGTGGATCCAGACTCCGGCTTTCTAGTGACGACAAGGACCCTGGACcgggaagagaaagcagaatacCACCTACAG GTCACCTTGGAGTCTGAGGACGGACGTGTCTTGTGGGGTCCACAGCTTGTGACTGTGCATGTGAAAGATGAGAATGACCAGGTACCCAAATTCTCCCAGGCCATCTACAGAGCTCAGCTGAGCCAGGGCACCAGGCCGG gggtccccttcctcttccttgagGCTTCTGATGGGGACGCACCAGGCACAGCTAACTCTGACCTTCGCTTCCACATTCTGAGCCAGTCCCCACCTCAGCCTTTACCAGACATGTTCCAGCTGGACCCTCAACTAGGGGCTCTGGCCCTTAGTCCCAGTG GAAGCATCAGCCTAGACCATGCCCTTGAAGAGACTTACCAGCTATTGGTACAGGTCAAGGACATGGGTGACCAGCCTTCAGGCCACCAGGCTATTGCGACTGTGGAGATCTCCATAGTAGAGAACAGCTGGGCACCCCTAGAGCCTGTTCACCTGGCAGAGAATCTCAAAGTTGCATACCCACACAGCATTGCCCAG GTGCACTGGAGTGGAGGAGATGTGCGTTATCAGCTGGAGAGCCAGCCTCCAGGACCCTTTGATGTGGATACAGAGGGGAGGCTCCATGTAACCATAGAGCTGGACCGAGAGGCCCAGGCTGAG TACCAACTCCAAGTCCGAGCTCAGAATTCCCGTGGTGAGGACTACGCAGAACccctggagttgcaggtggtggtgatggatgAAAATGACAATGCACCTGTCTGTTCCCCACATGACCCAACAGTCAgcatccctgagctcagtcccccaG GAACTGAAGTAGCCAGGCTCTTAGCAGAGGATTTGGATGCCCCCGGATCACCCAATTCCCACATTGTATATCAGTTGTTGAGCCCTAAGCCTGAGGAGGAGGCTGAAAACAAAGCCTTCGAGTTAGATCCTACCTCAGGCAGTGTAACGCTGGGAACTGCCCCACTCCACGCTGGCCAGGAAATCCTGCTTCTGGTGCTGGCTGTTGACCTAGCAGGATCAGAGGGTG GCCTCAGCAGCACATGTGAGGTGACAGTCATGGTAACAGACATCAACAACCATGCCCCTGAGTTCATCAATTCCCAG ATTGGGCCTGTAACTCTTCCTGAGGATATAAAACCTGGGGCTCTGGTGGCCACACTCATGGCCACTgatgctgaccttgaacctgcCTTCCGCCTTATGGACTTTGCCATTGAAGAAGGAGACCCAGAAGGGATCTTTGACCTGTCCTGGGAGCCAGACTCCAACCATGTCCAGCTCAGACTCCGGAAG AACCTCAGCTATGAGGCAGCTCCTGATCacaaggtggtggtggtagtgaggAACGTAGAAGAACTGGTGGGCCTAGGCCCAGGCCCTGCAGCCACGGCCACAGTGACTATACTGGTGGAAAGGGTGGTTGTTCCCCTCAAGTTGGACCAGGAGAGCTATGAGACCAGCATCCCAGTCAGCACCCCAGCTGGCTCCCTCCTGATGACCATCCAGCCCTCAGACCCCATGAGCAGAACCCTCAG GTTCTCCCTGGTCAATGACTCAGAGGGTTGGCTCTGCATCAAAGAGGTGTCTGGAGAGGTACACACAGCCCAATCCCTGCAGGGTGCCCAGCCTggagacacatacacagtgcTTGTGGAGGCCCAAGACACAG ATAAGCCAGGACTGAGCACTTCTGCCACCATTGTGGTCCACTTCCTGAAGGCCTCTCCTGTCCCAGCATTGACTCTGGCCTCTGGGCCCAGCCGACACCTCTGTACACCCCGCCAAGACTACGGTGTGGTTGTGAGTGGGGTCAGTGAGGACCCTGACCTGGCCAACAGGAATGGTCCCTACAGCTTTGCTCTCGGTCCCAATCCCACTGTGCAACGGGATTGGCGACTCCAGCCTCTCAACG ATTCCCACGCCTACCTCACCTTGGCATTGCATTGGGTAGAGCCTGGTGAATACATGGTACCTGTGGTTGTTCACCATGATACCCATACGTGGCAACTCCAGGTCAAAG TGATCGTGTGTCGATGCAATGTGGAGGGCGAATGTATGCGCAAGGTGGGTCGCATGAAGGGAATGCCCACGAAGCTGTCAGCGGTGGGCGTCCTCTTGGGCACCCTGGCAGCGATAG GCTTCATTCTCATTCTTGTGTTCACACACCTGGCCCTGGCAAGGAAGGACCTGGAGCAGCCAGCAGACAGCGTGCCCCTGAAGGCAGCAGTGTGA